The following coding sequences lie in one Myxococcus xanthus genomic window:
- a CDS encoding MerR family transcriptional regulator, which produces MNIGELARRTGCSARSIRHYEKAGLLFSSRRANGYRDFDAESVPRVMQVAHFIRLGFSLEDINTFPRCMLREVTRAICPQALALHRKRLAEFDQQLLELSGRRERLARALDANAHPLDRVRSA; this is translated from the coding sequence ATGAACATCGGAGAACTCGCCCGGCGTACGGGCTGCAGTGCGCGCTCCATCCGCCACTACGAGAAGGCGGGGCTCCTCTTCTCGAGCCGGCGCGCGAATGGCTACCGGGATTTCGACGCGGAGTCGGTGCCTCGGGTGATGCAGGTGGCCCACTTCATCCGCCTGGGCTTCTCCCTGGAGGACATCAACACCTTTCCGCGCTGCATGCTCCGTGAGGTCACGCGCGCCATCTGCCCGCAGGCGCTCGCGCTCCACCGCAAGCGGCTGGCGGAGTTCGATCAGCAGCTCCTGGAGCTCTCGGGGCGCCGGGAGCGGCTCGCTCGGGCGCTCGACGCGAATGCCCATCCCCTTGACCGTGTGAGGTCCGCATGA
- a CDS encoding 3-hydroxyacyl-ACP dehydratase FabZ family protein, with the protein MARIYSGTPHRFPMLLVDAVEALSPGFGRTFKQVSGNEMMFERFGDAPPALPSCLLVDALGQVAIMLLREPDEVTPSVWYLGGIEAMTFHTPIPAGSVLRMEANILKRWRTTVRVEVKAWADAVPAASGVMVLSQRGSKSHESP; encoded by the coding sequence ATGGCCCGCATCTACAGCGGGACACCGCACCGGTTCCCCATGCTGCTGGTCGACGCGGTGGAGGCGCTCTCACCGGGCTTTGGCAGGACGTTCAAGCAGGTCTCCGGCAACGAGATGATGTTCGAGCGTTTCGGAGACGCGCCCCCCGCCCTGCCCTCCTGCCTGCTGGTGGATGCCCTGGGACAGGTCGCCATCATGCTCCTGCGCGAGCCCGACGAAGTCACACCGTCGGTCTGGTACCTCGGCGGCATCGAGGCAATGACATTTCACACACCCATCCCGGCCGGCAGCGTCCTGCGGATGGAAGCCAACATTCTCAAGCGGTGGCGGACCACGGTGCGCGTCGAGGTCAAGGCATGGGCCGACGCTGTCCCGGCCGCCAGCGGCGTCATGGTGCTTTCCCAGAGAGGTTCGAAATCACATGAGTCACCCTGA
- a CDS encoding beta-ketoacyl-[acyl-carrier-protein] synthase family protein has translation MSNKVVVTGIGVLTPIGNNLAEFSEGLRSGRDGIAPVTHFDASKHRCQSAGELKNIDFSAHFSPEELPYLSRGAQMIRVAAAQGLAASGLDLEVEDRSRVGVVLGTNLGGMPARKEGYAALHYPYRRGRAGPKESWRALVLDSFICAMSDHVASQYQLGGLSLVMSTACSAGLHALGVAMDAIRSGRSEVMLAGGVDPLSEMPQAGFGVLRSLASDKLRPFSKDRDGTLLGESASLWVLESEAHAKRRGANILAELAGYGGSTDAYHMTRPDETGRGPARAMQAALASAGMKPEQIGYIKAHGTGTPANDVIETRAIKHVFGEQTRVPVSSIKAMVGHSLGSSGAMEAAAAVVALNGGFLPPTLHLDTPDPECDLDYVPHHSRPAKLEAVLSNAFGFGGNNAAMVFRRWEG, from the coding sequence ATGAGCAACAAAGTCGTCGTTACCGGCATTGGCGTTCTCACGCCCATTGGCAACAACCTGGCGGAGTTCTCCGAGGGGCTGCGCTCGGGGAGAGACGGCATCGCGCCCGTCACCCATTTCGATGCCAGCAAGCATCGCTGTCAGTCCGCTGGCGAGCTGAAGAACATCGATTTCTCGGCGCACTTCAGCCCCGAGGAACTGCCCTACCTCAGTCGCGGCGCCCAGATGATTCGCGTGGCGGCGGCGCAAGGGCTGGCGGCATCCGGGCTGGACCTGGAGGTCGAGGATCGCTCGCGCGTTGGCGTGGTGCTTGGAACCAACCTGGGAGGGATGCCGGCGAGGAAGGAGGGCTACGCCGCGCTGCACTACCCCTACCGGCGCGGACGGGCGGGTCCAAAGGAGTCGTGGCGCGCCCTGGTGCTCGACAGCTTCATCTGCGCCATGAGCGACCACGTCGCCAGCCAGTACCAACTGGGGGGACTCAGCCTGGTCATGTCCACCGCGTGCAGCGCGGGCCTGCATGCCCTGGGTGTGGCGATGGATGCGATTCGCTCCGGGCGGTCCGAGGTGATGCTCGCGGGCGGAGTCGATCCGCTCAGTGAGATGCCCCAGGCCGGCTTCGGCGTCCTGCGCTCCCTGGCGAGCGACAAGCTGCGGCCCTTCAGCAAGGACCGGGATGGGACGCTGCTGGGCGAGTCCGCCTCCCTGTGGGTGCTGGAGAGCGAGGCCCACGCGAAGCGCCGCGGAGCGAACATCCTGGCGGAGCTCGCGGGCTACGGAGGCTCCACGGACGCCTACCACATGACCCGGCCCGACGAGACGGGGCGCGGCCCCGCGCGGGCCATGCAGGCGGCGCTCGCGAGCGCGGGCATGAAGCCCGAGCAGATTGGCTATATCAAGGCGCACGGCACGGGCACGCCGGCCAATGACGTCATCGAGACACGCGCCATCAAGCATGTCTTTGGCGAGCAGACCCGGGTCCCCGTCAGCTCCATCAAGGCGATGGTCGGCCACAGCCTCGGTTCCAGCGGCGCCATGGAGGCGGCCGCCGCGGTGGTGGCGCTGAACGGTGGCTTCCTGCCGCCCACGCTGCACCTGGATACGCCAGACCCCGAGTGCGACCTGGACTACGTGCCCCATCACAGCCGGCCCGCGAAGCTGGAAGCGGTGCTCTCCAACGCGTTTGGCTTTGGCGGCAACAACGCCGCGATGGTCTTCCGCCGCTGGGAGGGCTGA
- a CDS encoding SDR family oxidoreductase: protein MSHPETNTPFLNGLLHQQVVLVTGAGQPIANAIARRHGKAEARLALVFLPEHEAAATALARELSAELALACESSDAQAVGTVVRRVATELGRIDLLINASLSRAAGRLSDLSAEQWKAVLDRQLSGTTWFCKEVIRPMMRKRSGRIINLLDAASGGASRVAAEGITAMTRALANEVARQGISVNTLAVQLLEEETAHLSPAQRERLDGELGPLGRLGSAEEIAEAVLFLGSSAANLTTGQRLSATGGLW, encoded by the coding sequence ATGAGTCACCCTGAAACAAACACACCCTTCCTGAACGGCTTGCTCCACCAGCAGGTGGTGCTGGTCACCGGAGCGGGACAGCCCATCGCCAATGCCATTGCACGGCGCCACGGGAAGGCCGAGGCACGTCTGGCCCTGGTGTTCCTACCAGAGCACGAGGCGGCGGCAACGGCACTCGCCAGGGAGCTGAGCGCGGAGCTGGCCCTGGCCTGCGAGTCTTCTGACGCACAGGCGGTGGGCACGGTGGTCCGCCGCGTCGCCACGGAATTGGGCCGCATCGACCTGCTCATCAACGCGTCATTGAGCCGCGCGGCCGGTCGACTCAGCGACTTGTCCGCCGAGCAGTGGAAGGCCGTGCTCGACCGCCAGTTGAGTGGGACAACGTGGTTCTGCAAGGAGGTCATCCGCCCGATGATGCGCAAGCGCTCGGGGCGCATCATCAACCTGCTGGATGCCGCTTCCGGAGGCGCGAGCCGAGTGGCCGCCGAAGGCATCACCGCGATGACGCGCGCGCTGGCGAACGAGGTGGCCCGGCAGGGCATCTCCGTGAACACGCTGGCGGTCCAACTCCTGGAAGAAGAGACAGCACACCTCTCCCCGGCGCAGCGCGAGCGGCTCGATGGCGAGCTGGGTCCTCTGGGGAGGCTCGGGAGCGCGGAGGAGATTGCGGAGGCCGTGCTCTTCCTCGGCTCGAGCGCGGCGAACCTCACGACGGGTCAGCGCCTGTCTGCCACCGGAGGTCTGTGGTGA
- a CDS encoding beta-ketoacyl-[acyl-carrier-protein] synthase family protein, whose translation MSPHRVVITGLGVTAANALSADELAQALANRRSGIRRAAPFDIEGRTYSAGVVDLPDKAPDDGVDRVSKLALHAAEQALHDSGLEAQGNWREETGVMLGTSRGPALSLEQVIRSGGDEDARRRHFGEVPFSSIARNVADRFGLGGILSTVTMACVSSSLAMGRALDEIRQGRASVMLAGGADALTLLSFSGFSVLRAMTPTVCRPFDHRRNGMVLGEGAGILVLEELDHARQRGARIHAELCGWGTAGDAHHPTSPHPEGRGLQQAMTLALRQAGLTTEQIDFVNLHGTGTPANDPAECHALRGVFGARATSVPVNSLKPYFGHTLGASGALELIGSVLGMARDFLPPTLNCEELDPKCDVDVVRGEGRAQRIDTLMSTKSAFGGANVALIARRFPGTGRTAR comes from the coding sequence GTGAGCCCCCATCGCGTCGTCATCACGGGCCTTGGCGTGACGGCCGCCAATGCGCTGTCCGCCGACGAGCTCGCCCAGGCCCTGGCGAACCGCCGCAGCGGCATCCGGCGGGCCGCCCCGTTCGACATCGAAGGCCGGACGTACTCCGCGGGCGTGGTGGACCTGCCAGACAAGGCGCCCGACGACGGGGTGGACCGGGTGTCGAAGCTGGCCCTCCACGCCGCGGAGCAGGCCCTTCACGACAGTGGGCTCGAAGCCCAGGGGAACTGGCGGGAGGAGACGGGGGTCATGCTGGGCACGAGCCGTGGGCCCGCCTTGTCCCTCGAACAGGTCATTCGCTCCGGAGGTGATGAGGACGCTCGCCGAAGACACTTCGGGGAGGTTCCCTTCTCCTCCATCGCGCGGAACGTCGCGGACCGGTTCGGACTGGGCGGCATCCTGTCCACCGTCACCATGGCCTGCGTGTCCAGCAGCCTCGCCATGGGCCGGGCACTGGACGAAATCCGTCAGGGCCGGGCCTCCGTGATGCTGGCGGGAGGGGCGGATGCACTGACCCTGCTCAGCTTCAGTGGCTTCTCCGTCCTGCGTGCCATGACGCCCACGGTGTGCCGCCCCTTCGACCATCGGCGCAATGGGATGGTGCTCGGCGAGGGCGCGGGCATCCTCGTGCTCGAGGAGTTGGACCACGCGCGCCAGCGGGGCGCTCGAATCCATGCGGAGCTGTGCGGCTGGGGAACGGCAGGCGATGCCCATCACCCCACCAGCCCACACCCCGAGGGCCGGGGGCTCCAACAGGCGATGACGCTCGCCTTGCGACAGGCGGGACTGACGACGGAGCAGATCGACTTCGTCAACCTCCACGGAACCGGGACGCCGGCCAATGACCCCGCGGAGTGCCACGCCCTACGAGGTGTCTTCGGTGCGCGAGCCACGTCGGTGCCGGTCAACTCCCTCAAGCCCTACTTCGGCCACACGCTGGGGGCCTCCGGCGCACTGGAGCTCATCGGCTCCGTGCTGGGCATGGCTCGTGACTTCCTCCCGCCTACCCTCAACTGCGAGGAACTGGACCCGAAGTGCGACGTCGACGTGGTGCGTGGCGAGGGCCGCGCCCAACGCATCGACACGCTGATGAGCACCAAGTCCGCGTTCGGCGGGGCGAACGTCGCCCTCATTGCCCGGCGCTTTCCAGGAACAGGGAGGACGGCACGATGA
- a CDS encoding beta-ketoacyl synthase N-terminal-like domain-containing protein — protein MSRRIVISGLGAVCPRATGPTALWELFSRGDAGPPSSLAERIPDAAFVKQSSQLRHMDRLGRIALTATTLAIEDAGPGNPLQTGIAFGSGYGCLPTNEEYLEGILERGGRYGNPVVFQNTVTNAATGYISMVHDLRGPTATLCSGHAAGLEALRFGCQQIEEGQAERMVVVGADTLSPMLLAGLALPEATRVSEAACALVLEEHTRALTRGAHRHAEVLGTGHRGGSLTNQAHTLARAVRDAMHMARIEPEQLGAVFSCASGRGDFDGWEQRGLHEALGAHAAKVPVSCPKDVLGETFSTAGMLAVVLATRALDKGCALVTALGGEGCALAVVLRGGAHD, from the coding sequence ATGAGCCGGCGCATCGTCATCAGCGGGCTCGGCGCGGTGTGTCCCCGGGCCACGGGACCTACAGCACTCTGGGAGCTCTTCTCCCGAGGCGACGCGGGCCCACCGTCCTCCTTGGCGGAGCGCATTCCCGACGCGGCGTTCGTGAAGCAGTCTTCCCAGCTGCGACACATGGACCGGCTCGGGCGCATCGCGCTCACCGCGACCACGCTTGCCATCGAGGATGCCGGGCCCGGCAATCCCCTCCAGACAGGCATCGCGTTCGGCTCCGGCTACGGCTGCCTGCCCACGAACGAGGAGTACCTGGAAGGCATCCTGGAGCGAGGCGGCCGCTATGGAAACCCGGTGGTGTTCCAGAACACCGTCACCAACGCGGCGACTGGCTACATCTCCATGGTGCACGACCTTCGCGGTCCCACCGCGACCCTGTGCTCGGGCCACGCCGCGGGGCTGGAGGCGCTTCGCTTCGGCTGCCAGCAAATCGAGGAGGGCCAGGCGGAGCGGATGGTGGTGGTGGGCGCGGACACCCTGAGCCCCATGCTCCTGGCGGGCCTCGCCCTGCCTGAGGCCACACGGGTGAGTGAAGCGGCGTGCGCCCTGGTCCTGGAGGAGCACACGCGGGCCCTGACGCGCGGCGCACACCGCCACGCGGAAGTCCTGGGCACCGGGCACCGGGGAGGCTCGCTCACGAACCAGGCGCACACGCTGGCTCGCGCGGTGCGGGACGCGATGCACATGGCACGAATCGAGCCCGAGCAACTGGGCGCCGTCTTCTCCTGTGCTAGCGGCCGAGGAGACTTCGACGGATGGGAGCAGCGTGGGCTGCACGAAGCCCTCGGGGCGCACGCGGCGAAGGTGCCCGTGAGCTGTCCCAAGGACGTGCTTGGAGAGACGTTCAGCACGGCGGGCATGCTGGCGGTCGTGCTGGCCACGCGGGCCCTCGATAAGGGATGCGCGCTGGTCACCGCCCTGGGGGGTGAGGGCTGCGCCCTGGCCGTGGTGCTGCGCGGGGGTGCTCATGACTGA
- a CDS encoding MBL fold metallo-hydrolase, with amino-acid sequence MFLNVLLQGSGFPRLRSTVTLVQSQQRNILVDSGLCDDAERLVLALKERGLTPDDVDVVVATHLHYDHCGNHLLFRNARYVVGAKDFVENAHFIEAYHQDHTPGKAATSELLREHYQTVKEFYVRSIVREVTRNIGFYNRVLERDSRFVPVDGSHWLTEEVEVLPTPGHTHGHISVVAHRARTDDEGTPRKILIAGDALFTRKTLVENAERELQLAQDTELYSHTRRKLLREYRHIIPGHDCLVDTAPSEPLEKLS; translated from the coding sequence ATGTTCTTGAATGTGCTGCTCCAGGGGAGCGGCTTTCCACGGCTGCGCTCCACTGTCACCCTCGTGCAATCCCAACAGCGAAACATCCTGGTGGACAGCGGTCTGTGCGACGACGCGGAACGCTTGGTGCTGGCACTCAAGGAACGCGGCCTGACACCGGATGACGTGGACGTGGTCGTCGCCACCCACCTTCACTACGACCACTGCGGCAATCACCTGCTGTTCCGCAACGCGCGGTACGTCGTGGGTGCCAAGGACTTCGTCGAGAACGCGCACTTCATCGAGGCGTATCACCAGGACCACACCCCTGGGAAAGCCGCGACCTCGGAGCTGCTGCGCGAGCATTACCAGACGGTGAAGGAGTTCTATGTCCGGTCCATCGTACGTGAGGTGACTCGAAACATCGGATTCTACAACCGCGTGCTCGAACGTGACTCGCGCTTCGTCCCTGTCGACGGCAGCCATTGGCTGACGGAGGAGGTCGAGGTGCTGCCCACGCCGGGCCATACCCATGGACATATCTCCGTCGTCGCGCACCGCGCCCGCACGGACGATGAGGGCACGCCGCGAAAAATTCTCATCGCGGGGGATGCGCTCTTCACACGGAAGACCTTGGTGGAGAACGCCGAGCGGGAGCTCCAGCTCGCGCAGGACACCGAGCTCTACAGCCACACTCGCCGCAAGCTCCTCCGCGAATACCGCCACATCATCCCGGGTCACGACTGTCTGGTGGACACGGCGCCGTCCGAGCCACTGGAGAAGCTCTCGTGA
- a CDS encoding SDR family NAD(P)-dependent oxidoreductase: MSESQATRQRFQQQTVIITGGSRGIGKAIALAFAAEGADIVLNYGSNAEAARQAAAEVESQGRRCVLVPGSVASPDVPGQLREAALANFGRIDVLVNNAGISRDGHLMMLQAAAWRETVDVNLYGALACCQAVIPTMVQQGRGAIINMSSSAGIRGRAGQVPYAATKGALIGLTQALAGELGPHGIRVNCVAPGFVETEMVAGLMNRPGVREGFIQATPIRRLGTVEDVANATLFLASPESAYVVGDVLRVNGGLVL; this comes from the coding sequence GTGAGTGAATCCCAGGCAACACGTCAGCGGTTCCAGCAGCAGACGGTCATCATCACGGGCGGCTCGCGTGGCATTGGCAAGGCCATTGCCCTCGCCTTCGCCGCGGAGGGCGCGGACATCGTCCTCAACTACGGGAGCAACGCGGAGGCCGCGCGTCAGGCCGCCGCGGAGGTCGAATCACAGGGCCGCCGCTGCGTGCTGGTCCCCGGCTCGGTCGCCAGCCCCGACGTGCCGGGGCAGCTCCGGGAGGCGGCGCTCGCGAACTTCGGCCGCATCGATGTGCTCGTGAACAACGCCGGCATCAGCCGGGATGGGCACCTGATGATGCTCCAGGCCGCGGCCTGGCGGGAGACGGTGGACGTCAACCTCTACGGCGCGCTCGCATGCTGTCAGGCGGTCATCCCCACCATGGTGCAGCAAGGCCGTGGCGCCATCATCAACATGTCCTCCTCCGCCGGAATCCGGGGACGCGCGGGACAGGTGCCCTACGCCGCGACCAAAGGGGCCTTGATTGGGCTGACGCAGGCGCTGGCGGGGGAGCTGGGGCCGCATGGCATCCGGGTGAACTGCGTGGCGCCTGGCTTCGTGGAGACGGAGATGGTCGCGGGACTGATGAACCGTCCCGGCGTCCGTGAGGGCTTCATCCAGGCCACCCCCATCCGCCGGCTTGGCACCGTGGAGGATGTCGCCAACGCCACGCTCTTCCTGGCGTCGCCAGAGAGCGCCTACGTGGTGGGCGACGTGCTGCGCGTGAATGGCGGGCTGGTGCTGTAG
- a CDS encoding alpha/beta fold hydrolase translates to MNRRDVMKTALVGSGLLSMQGALAASPARGKSSRRTFLLVHGAWHNALHWTRVTEALSGRGHQVVAIDLPGHGLNARFPSAYVSGDAAGFAQERSPQADVTLEDCAASVVAALQKLQPRAGGAKPVLVGHSAGGTVITRAGELAPQLIGRLVYLSAYCPVRMGSASGYGALTEARTGYGETLFVGDPGKLGAVRINPRGGPEYLEALRAAYYQDVPMADFLPFALSLTPDLPLSLWTSKVGVTKARWGRIPRSYIRCAQDRALAPALQDLMIREANAFTPGNAFTVESLEASHSPFASQPEKLATLLDGLR, encoded by the coding sequence ATGAACCGGCGCGACGTGATGAAGACGGCCCTCGTAGGGTCGGGCCTGCTGTCGATGCAGGGCGCTCTCGCGGCATCGCCCGCGCGAGGCAAGTCGTCCCGGCGCACCTTCCTCCTGGTGCATGGCGCGTGGCACAACGCCCTGCACTGGACGCGTGTCACCGAGGCGCTCTCCGGAAGAGGTCACCAGGTGGTGGCCATCGACCTGCCCGGGCATGGCCTCAACGCGCGCTTCCCCTCGGCCTATGTGTCAGGCGATGCGGCGGGTTTCGCCCAGGAGCGCTCCCCGCAGGCGGACGTCACCTTGGAGGACTGCGCCGCCTCCGTGGTGGCCGCGCTGCAGAAGCTGCAGCCGAGGGCAGGAGGGGCAAAGCCCGTACTCGTGGGCCATAGCGCGGGTGGCACCGTCATCACCCGGGCAGGCGAGCTGGCGCCGCAGCTCATCGGCCGGCTCGTCTACCTGAGCGCATATTGTCCAGTGCGCATGGGGAGCGCCAGCGGCTATGGCGCACTGACGGAGGCGCGTACCGGTTATGGGGAGACGCTCTTCGTCGGCGACCCAGGAAAGCTGGGCGCGGTGCGCATCAACCCGCGCGGCGGGCCGGAGTATCTGGAGGCCCTGCGCGCGGCGTACTACCAGGATGTGCCCATGGCGGACTTCCTGCCCTTCGCGCTCTCCCTGACGCCGGACCTCCCCTTGTCACTCTGGACGTCCAAGGTGGGCGTGACGAAGGCGCGCTGGGGGCGCATTCCTCGCAGTTACATCCGTTGCGCTCAGGACCGTGCTCTGGCCCCCGCTCTCCAGGACCTGATGATTCGCGAGGCCAACGCCTTCACGCCCGGAAACGCCTTCACCGTTGAATCGCTGGAGGCTTCGCACTCGCCCTTCGCGTCGCAGCCGGAGAAGCTCGCGACGCTCCTGGACGGGCTGCGCTGA
- a CDS encoding CoA-transferase subunit beta, translating into MATELPATPTASERMAYRAAQELRDADVVFVGIGLPNLACNLARETHAPGLFMIYESGAVGAIPERLPVSIGDPSLVTDSLAVVGQADIFQCMLQRGLIEVGFLGGAQVDRWGNINTTVIGDYANPKVRLPGSGGACEIAVHARRLLIVMRMSKRTFVETCDFVTSPGHRVHGKSRAELGMPGGGPTRIITDLGVLDFDATGEAVLAEVYAGVTVDQVRAACGWPLRVADSLRMATEPDTAVLRLLREKLDPKRLYL; encoded by the coding sequence ATGGCTACTGAGCTTCCGGCGACGCCCACCGCCTCCGAGCGGATGGCCTATCGCGCCGCGCAGGAGTTGCGGGACGCGGACGTTGTCTTCGTGGGCATCGGCCTGCCCAACCTCGCGTGCAACCTGGCGCGGGAGACGCACGCCCCGGGCCTGTTCATGATCTACGAATCCGGCGCGGTCGGTGCCATTCCAGAGCGGCTGCCGGTGTCCATTGGCGACCCGTCACTGGTGACGGACTCGCTGGCCGTCGTCGGGCAGGCAGACATCTTCCAATGCATGCTCCAGCGGGGGCTCATCGAGGTGGGCTTCCTCGGCGGCGCGCAGGTGGACCGATGGGGGAACATCAACACCACCGTCATCGGTGACTACGCGAACCCCAAGGTGCGGCTGCCCGGCAGCGGAGGAGCGTGTGAAATCGCCGTCCACGCGCGGCGGCTGCTCATCGTCATGCGGATGAGCAAGCGCACCTTCGTGGAGACGTGCGACTTCGTCACCAGCCCGGGCCACCGGGTCCATGGGAAGAGCCGCGCGGAGCTGGGCATGCCCGGCGGTGGCCCCACCCGCATCATCACCGACCTGGGCGTACTCGACTTCGACGCCACCGGCGAGGCGGTGCTCGCCGAGGTGTACGCCGGCGTGACGGTGGACCAGGTGCGCGCCGCGTGTGGCTGGCCCCTGCGCGTCGCCGATTCCCTGCGGATGGCGACCGAGCCCGACACGGCCGTGCTGCGCCTGCTGCGCGAGAAGCTCGACCCGAAGCGTCTCTACCTCTAG
- a CDS encoding acyl carrier protein → MQLDSTELKNGLKAMIVDRLRLDIDPASIPDGAPLFGSDAQDGEAGGLGLDSVEALEIVVGIEEKWGVVIADDSVAKEFHSIDTLAALVSRLIAEGGKKAACA, encoded by the coding sequence ATGCAACTCGACAGCACGGAATTGAAGAACGGCCTCAAGGCCATGATCGTTGACCGCCTGCGGCTGGACATCGACCCCGCGAGCATTCCGGACGGGGCACCGCTGTTCGGGAGCGACGCTCAGGATGGTGAGGCCGGTGGCCTGGGTCTCGACAGCGTCGAGGCCTTGGAAATCGTGGTCGGCATCGAGGAGAAGTGGGGCGTCGTCATCGCGGATGACAGCGTCGCCAAGGAGTTCCACTCCATCGACACGCTCGCGGCGCTGGTCAGCCGGCTCATCGCTGAAGGTGGGAAGAAGGCCGCCTGTGCCTAG
- a CDS encoding thiolase family protein produces MNDAFIVDAVRTPIGRFRGALKGVRPDDLAAHVLRALLQRNALDGARVDEVFLGCANQAGEDNRNVARMALLLAGLPDTVPGVTVNRLCASGLEAVIQGCRMIQVGEADIVLAGGVESMTRAPWSMPKPEEGFPSGKWETWDTALGWRYPNPRLAARFPLEQMGETAENVAEQYGISREAQDGFALASHRKAVAAQAAGCFANELVPVEAPQGKGAALRVDTDEGPRADTSLERLSTLKPAFRQGGSVTAGNASTLNDGASAVLLMSGKALRATGATPLARYVSSASAGVDPRYMGMGPVPASRKALERAGWAVDAVDLVELNEAFAAQALACIQELTLPPERVNVHGGGIALGHPLGSSGARIVTTLVHAMKRQDVRRGMATLCVGVGQGLALTLERGS; encoded by the coding sequence ATGAACGACGCCTTCATCGTCGACGCGGTCCGTACTCCCATTGGCCGGTTCCGAGGCGCCCTCAAGGGTGTCCGGCCGGACGACCTGGCCGCCCACGTCCTCCGCGCGCTGCTCCAGCGCAACGCCCTGGACGGCGCGCGGGTGGACGAGGTGTTCCTCGGCTGCGCCAACCAGGCGGGCGAGGACAACCGCAACGTGGCGCGGATGGCGCTGCTGCTGGCCGGGCTGCCCGACACGGTGCCCGGCGTCACCGTCAACCGGCTGTGCGCCAGTGGCCTGGAGGCCGTCATCCAGGGCTGCCGCATGATTCAGGTGGGCGAGGCCGACATCGTCCTCGCGGGCGGCGTGGAGTCCATGACGCGCGCGCCGTGGTCCATGCCCAAGCCCGAGGAGGGCTTCCCGTCCGGCAAGTGGGAGACGTGGGATACAGCACTGGGCTGGCGCTATCCCAACCCGCGCCTTGCCGCCCGCTTCCCGCTGGAGCAGATGGGCGAGACGGCGGAGAACGTGGCGGAGCAGTACGGCATCTCCCGCGAGGCGCAGGACGGCTTCGCGCTCGCCTCGCACCGCAAGGCCGTGGCGGCCCAGGCGGCGGGCTGCTTCGCGAACGAGCTCGTCCCCGTGGAGGCGCCTCAAGGCAAGGGCGCGGCCCTGCGCGTGGACACGGATGAAGGGCCCCGCGCGGACACCTCCCTGGAGCGGCTGTCCACGCTGAAGCCGGCGTTCCGACAGGGCGGCAGCGTGACGGCGGGCAACGCTTCCACCCTCAATGACGGCGCGTCCGCGGTGCTGCTGATGAGCGGGAAGGCCCTGCGCGCCACCGGAGCCACACCGCTGGCGCGCTACGTGAGCAGCGCGAGCGCGGGCGTGGACCCTCGCTACATGGGCATGGGCCCCGTACCCGCGTCGCGCAAGGCGCTGGAGCGCGCGGGATGGGCCGTGGATGCCGTGGACCTGGTGGAGCTGAACGAGGCGTTCGCCGCGCAGGCGCTTGCCTGCATCCAGGAGCTGACGTTGCCGCCGGAGCGCGTCAACGTCCACGGAGGCGGCATCGCCCTGGGGCACCCGCTGGGCTCCAGTGGCGCTCGCATCGTCACCACGCTGGTGCATGCGATGAAGCGACAGGACGTCCGGCGCGGGATGGCGACGCTCTGCGTGGGAGTCGGCCAGGGGCTCGCGCTGACGCTGGAGCGCGGCTCGTGA
- a CDS encoding acyl-CoA thioesterase — MTPEPSPKQRIEAGHITEVSLIEMVFPEQTNHYGTLFGGQALALMDKAAFIGASRYARRTVVTASSERVDFHVPVRQGQLVELETRIVATGRTSMTVEVDLYAEDLLTGDRQLGTRGRFVLVALDAHGKPTGVPPLQPPATTE; from the coding sequence ATGACACCCGAGCCCTCCCCCAAGCAGCGCATCGAAGCGGGACACATCACCGAGGTCAGCCTCATCGAGATGGTCTTCCCGGAGCAGACGAACCACTACGGCACCCTCTTCGGCGGACAGGCCCTGGCCCTCATGGACAAGGCCGCCTTCATCGGGGCCTCGCGCTACGCACGGCGCACCGTCGTCACCGCCAGCAGCGAGCGGGTCGACTTCCATGTCCCGGTGCGGCAGGGCCAGCTCGTGGAGCTGGAGACCCGCATCGTCGCCACGGGCCGCACGTCCATGACGGTGGAGGTGGACCTCTACGCGGAGGACCTGCTCACCGGGGACCGTCAGCTCGGAACGAGGGGCCGCTTCGTGCTCGTCGCGCTCGACGCCCACGGCAAGCCCACAGGCGTTCCGCCATTACAGCCTCCGGCGACGACGGAGTAG